Within Actinomycetota bacterium, the genomic segment GTGGAAGCGGGCGAGGTGCACCGGCTGGTCGACCCCGACGTCCGGGACCGGCTCGTCGCGGCCCTGAAGGAGCTCGGGTACCGCTACGTGACGGTGGACCTGGAGGGATTCCGCTCGGGCAGCATGAACCCCCTGGAGGAGGCCGGCCCGGCGTGAGCCGGATTCGGCTTCATCTGACCTTCCCCGAGCACCTGGTCCAGGAGCCCGTGATCTACCGGCTGGGCCACGAGTTCGGCGTCGTGACCAACATCCGCCGGGCCAGCATCGAGGAACGTTTCGGCTGGGTGATCCTGGAGTTGGATGGAACGGAAGACGACATCGCCCGCGCCGTGGCCTGGCTGGCCGACCAGGGCATCCAGGTGGACCGCATCGACGAGGACCGCGAGACGACGTGAGGGCGGCATGAGGTCGGCATGAGGGCGGCGTGAGGTCGGGGAGGGGGGCGTGACGGCGGCGAAGCGGCACATCCTGTTCGTGGACAACCGCCCGGAGTTCATGCATCAGCCGGTGTTGCGGCTGCGCCTGGAGGGCTACGAGGTCGACGAGGCCGAGTCGGGAGACGAGGCCCTGGCCAAGCTCCACGAGAACGACTACGACCTGCTGATCCTGGACGCGGAGCTTCCCGACAGCGACGGCTGGGAGGTCCTGAAGGAGGTGCGGAAGGACCCCCAGCTCGAGGACCAGAAGATCATCGTGCTGATGGCGGGCCAGGGAGAGACCGGCAAGCTGGTGCTGGTGCCGGTGGACGCCGAGCTCCGCCGCCCGTTCAGCATGGCCCAGCTCCTCGACGCCGTCCGGCGCGTCCTCGGCGAGGCGTGAGCGAGCGCTAGGGTGCCGTCGCCTCGGTGACGATGCGGCGGCCCCACATGAAGTGGTCGTGGTACCAGCCGGCGGCCACGTTCATGATCTGGACGCCGGCGTAGCCGTTCGAGGAATCGAACGACCAGCCCCCTCCCAGGTACGTGTCCACGTGGTCGACGGAGCTTCCACCGCTCGAATAGAACATGAGGTCGCCCGGCTGGAGGTCGTCGTAGGCGATGCGCTCGGTGGGCGCGACGGCCTTGGACATGTCGCTCGAGGACCGCTCCGGGAGCGGCCAGCCCGTGTACCCGCGGACCTCGGTGTTGTCCCATCCGCCGTCCGGCGCCTTCATCAGCCACCAGGTGAACCCGGAGCAGTCGAAACCGCCGACGGGTTGCGAGCCGCAGCAGTAGCCCACCGGCGACTGCCGGTACCACTCGCCGGCGTACACGTACGGGAAGCCGACGTACTTCAGGCCGAACTCGACGACCTGCCTCATCTCGTCCGACAGCGGCGGCAGCGTGATGGTGCCGTAGCCCGCGTAGTAGTCGTGCAGCCAGGACTCCGATGTATCGATGGTCCAGGCCCGGTACAGGGACCAGGCCACCTCCGACCGGGGCAGTGGGGTCTTCGGCCCCACGTCCAACGAGGGGTCGGAATGGTTGTAGCGCAACGCCAGCAGCATCCCCATCATCAGCACGCCGACCCCGGGTTTGTGCTGGAACACGTAGCCGTCGGAGGTGTGGATGGCCTCGATGCCCGCGGCGAGATCGCCGAAGCCGATCGCCTTCACCAGGGCGCGATGCAGGGACTGGGTGGTGACCGGGGCGTCCGGCCGGAAGCTGTCCCCCGTCCTCAGCATCCAGTGCTTCTTCACGGCCACGTTCGCGTACGGGAAGAAGGGGTCGTCGGGGGGGAGGTCGGCGAAGGTCAGCGAAGCCTTCGGCGTCGCCGTCGGGGCGAACGCCTCGACCAGCGCGCGAGCCAGAAACCTGCGGGTCTCGACGCCGTCCGGCTGGAAGGTCGTGGGCCCGTAGTCCTGCATCCACGTGTTCGTGGACGCGACCAGGTCGATGGCGCCCTTGGCCCAGTAGCCGTCCGGCACGTCGGTCCAGACGTTGTCGGCGGCACTGGAGCTGCTCGCGGGGACGGCCGCGGCGGAGGCGATGGGGAACCCCGTCGCCAGGGTGAGGAGCGCAACCAACGCAAGGGAGCGCCGCCTTTGGGGAAGCGGTCTCATATGACCTGCCTCGGCCCTACGCAGAAATCTCTTGACGCGTTCCTTGGTCCTAACCGGGGCGAGCCGGAAAGGGTCAGCTCGGCTTCCCCCGACTGCCGTTTCAATCCCCCGGATGGCTTCCTCCGAGCCTCTGCCGGGACGGCCGAATGGCCTAGCCCCAGGCCCGCCCGGGCCAGGCCGGGGCCGGCGCTAGGCTTGGCGGAGATGATCTTTCGGTGGGAGTACCTCGACGCCGATGGGCGGACGGTGGGCCGCTCGGAGCCGTTCGGCGAGCGCGTTGCCGCCGAGGACTGGATGGGTCAGGCCTGGGAGGACCTCGTCGCGAGGGGCATCGAGGAGGTTGCGCTGCGCGACGAGGTCGCCGACCGCACGATCTACCGAATGGGCCTCGGCTCCCAGTAGGCGGGCCCGCGGCCCATCCGCCTCTAGCAGACCAGGTTCAGGTACGGGTACGGGTCGATGGCGGTGCCGATCACCGTGTATCCGTAGACGGACCGGTAGGGATTCGACGGGATCGCGTTGGGATGCCACTCGAAGTGGTCGTGGGTCGGGCCCCCTTGCGCGTCTCCCGAGTCGCCGACGTAGCCGATCACGGTCCCCGCGGACACGTTCCCC encodes:
- a CDS encoding response regulator, with amino-acid sequence MTAAKRHILFVDNRPEFMHQPVLRLRLEGYEVDEAESGDEALAKLHENDYDLLILDAELPDSDGWEVLKEVRKDPQLEDQKIIVLMAGQGETGKLVLVPVDAELRRPFSMAQLLDAVRRVLGEA
- a CDS encoding NlpC/P60 family protein; translation: MVALLTLATGFPIASAAAVPASSSSAADNVWTDVPDGYWAKGAIDLVASTNTWMQDYGPTTFQPDGVETRRFLARALVEAFAPTATPKASLTFADLPPDDPFFPYANVAVKKHWMLRTGDSFRPDAPVTTQSLHRALVKAIGFGDLAAGIEAIHTSDGYVFQHKPGVGVLMMGMLLALRYNHSDPSLDVGPKTPLPRSEVAWSLYRAWTIDTSESWLHDYYAGYGTITLPPLSDEMRQVVEFGLKYVGFPYVYAGEWYRQSPVGYCCGSQPVGGFDCSGFTWWLMKAPDGGWDNTEVRGYTGWPLPERSSSDMSKAVAPTERIAYDDLQPGDLMFYSSGGSSVDHVDTYLGGGWSFDSSNGYAGVQIMNVAAGWYHDHFMWGRRIVTEATAP
- a CDS encoding NIL domain-containing protein — translated: MSRIRLHLTFPEHLVQEPVIYRLGHEFGVVTNIRRASIEERFGWVILELDGTEDDIARAVAWLADQGIQVDRIDEDRETT